In the Methanococcus maripaludis genome, one interval contains:
- the fwdF gene encoding tungsten-dependent formylmethanofuran dehydrogenase subunit FwdF: MKNFKKDDNDGVIEISRSGVEKRVLKWDDCTCVGCGICSEICPTSAIEMGPLGAIFKGELDAPKLDISEKCVLCGMCACACPFDAVKLSINDKPITEMSQYPKIKRGIELNQSKCVLCEQCELVCPQCAIDVERELPERKSLVLGEITIKKDACVLCGICAEYCPADAIELIPNEMNALSLNPIADIKVDLDACVYCKVCEKACPHNAIEAICYKCPLASRIKEPELYKEIKGQTNIDKDLCVSCGWCANICPADAITVEKPFEGELIIDEPACNACGACISVCPCNALVFPQPEKQGDKVPNVVVNQDVCILCGACTHSCPVDALTVKRTKINMTEANAPAWKKAFSKLMK; this comes from the coding sequence ATGAAAAACTTCAAAAAAGACGACAATGATGGCGTCATTGAAATTTCAAGAAGCGGCGTTGAAAAGAGAGTCTTGAAATGGGACGACTGCACCTGTGTTGGTTGCGGTATTTGTAGCGAAATCTGTCCTACAAGCGCTATAGAAATGGGGCCATTAGGTGCTATTTTTAAAGGAGAACTTGATGCTCCAAAATTGGATATCTCAGAAAAATGTGTTTTATGTGGTATGTGTGCATGTGCATGTCCCTTTGATGCAGTTAAATTAAGCATTAACGACAAACCAATCACTGAAATGTCACAATACCCTAAAATCAAAAGAGGAATTGAATTAAATCAATCCAAATGTGTTTTATGTGAACAGTGTGAATTAGTATGCCCTCAGTGCGCTATTGACGTTGAAAGAGAACTTCCTGAAAGAAAATCTCTAGTATTGGGAGAAATTACAATTAAAAAAGATGCTTGTGTTTTGTGTGGAATCTGTGCTGAATACTGTCCTGCTGATGCAATTGAATTGATTCCAAATGAAATGAACGCTTTAAGTTTAAACCCAATTGCAGATATTAAGGTGGATTTAGATGCTTGTGTATACTGTAAAGTGTGTGAAAAAGCATGCCCTCACAATGCAATTGAAGCAATTTGCTACAAATGTCCACTTGCAAGCAGAATTAAAGAGCCTGAACTTTACAAAGAAATCAAAGGACAAACAAACATTGACAAAGACCTCTGTGTATCCTGTGGATGGTGTGCAAACATCTGTCCTGCTGATGCAATAACAGTTGAAAAACCATTCGAAGGAGAATTAATCATTGACGAACCTGCATGTAACGCATGTGGTGCATGTATTTCAGTTTGTCCATGTAACGCACTTGTATTCCCTCAACCTGAAAAACAGGGAGACAAAGTACCTAATGTTGTCGTTAACCAGGATGTATGTATCCTCTGTGGTGCATGTACACACTCATGCCCTGTTGATGCATTGACCGTTAAGAGAACAAAAATAAATATGACCGAAGCAAATGCACCTGCATGGAAAAAAGCTTTCTCAAAATTAATGAAATAA
- a CDS encoding 4Fe-4S binding protein, translating into MYKLEVYPDKCHGCGNCVVACPVNAQDPDVYGGKGPSSDEKLIMRIENGVVSVVNGDLCGGCGACIEACPVDAIKLVIVK; encoded by the coding sequence ATGTACAAACTTGAAGTATATCCTGATAAATGTCACGGATGCGGAAACTGTGTTGTTGCATGCCCAGTAAATGCACAAGACCCTGATGTATACGGTGGCAAAGGACCGAGCAGTGATGAAAAATTAATTATGAGAATAGAAAATGGTGTTGTATCCGTCGTAAATGGGGACTTATGCGGTGGATGCGGTGCATGTATTGAGGCATGCCCTGTTGATGCCATTAAATTAGTTATTGTAAAATAA
- the pscS gene encoding O-phospho-L-seryl-tRNA:Cys-tRNA synthase yields MDINTDKYKNITRNLEREMINLNPIQRGGIIPTEAKKIIYEYWDGYSVCDYCSGRLDQIETPPINEFLEDMSKFLGMDITRPTHGARESKYAVMNSICKEGDYVVLDGNAHYTSYVALERAKLNYEKTEIEEYPTFRVIPESYAEKIDLLEDSKKNIGLILLTHVDGNYGNVADVEKVGKIAKSKGYPFLLNCAYSAGRMPIDGKKLNVDFIAASGHKSMAASGPCGLLSINKKYEDEVLETSKVNVVKELQMLGCTSRGIPILSLMASFEHLIERVKKWDLEVEKTRKVVNELEPLGFNQIGEKPRNHDIIRFETPILDKIAEKDKRRGFFFYEELKKRGIGGIRRGVTKEFKMSVYGLTNVQVDYVINSMKSIINELR; encoded by the coding sequence ATGGATATAAATACTGACAAATACAAAAATATTACGAGAAATCTTGAAAGAGAAATGATTAATTTAAATCCGATACAGAGGGGAGGAATAATTCCAACTGAAGCTAAAAAAATAATATACGAATACTGGGATGGATACAGTGTCTGCGATTACTGTTCTGGAAGACTTGACCAGATAGAAACTCCCCCGATAAACGAATTTTTAGAAGATATGTCTAAATTTTTAGGAATGGACATAACTAGACCTACACACGGTGCAAGAGAGAGTAAATACGCGGTTATGAATTCCATCTGTAAAGAAGGAGATTACGTAGTTTTAGATGGAAACGCGCACTATACTTCATATGTAGCACTTGAAAGGGCGAAATTAAACTACGAAAAAACTGAAATTGAGGAATATCCGACATTTAGAGTAATTCCTGAAAGCTACGCTGAAAAAATTGATTTGCTCGAAGATTCTAAAAAAAATATCGGATTAATCCTTTTAACTCACGTTGATGGAAACTACGGAAACGTTGCAGATGTTGAAAAGGTCGGAAAAATTGCAAAATCTAAAGGATACCCATTTTTATTAAATTGTGCATATTCTGCTGGAAGAATGCCGATTGATGGGAAAAAATTAAATGTTGACTTTATTGCAGCGTCAGGTCATAAAAGTATGGCTGCTTCAGGCCCTTGCGGCCTTCTTTCAATAAATAAAAAATACGAAGATGAAGTGCTTGAAACTTCAAAAGTAAATGTCGTAAAAGAACTCCAGATGCTTGGATGCACAAGCAGAGGAATTCCAATTTTGAGTTTGATGGCAAGCTTTGAACACCTGATTGAAAGGGTTAAAAAGTGGGATTTAGAAGTTGAAAAAACAAGAAAAGTTGTCAATGAACTTGAACCACTCGGATTTAACCAGATTGGAGAAAAACCAAGAAACCACGATATTATACGATTTGAAACTCCGATTTTAGATAAAATTGCGGAGAAAGATAAAAGAAGAGGCTTTTTCTTTTATGAAGAACTTAAAAAAAGAGGAATTGGTGGAATCAGAAGAGGGGTTACAAAAGAATTCAAGATGAGTGTTTATGGATTAACAAATGTTCAAGTTGATTATGTAATAAATAGTATGAAATCCATCATAAACGAGTTAAGGTGA
- the fwdD gene encoding tungsten-dependent formylmethanofuran dehydrogenase subunit FwdD, which yields MKFMLNTGRTIWQGEAIEAGKNLEMYRKAAGVCYMNPEDMDALGVKDGDAIKVTSEYGDVAVNAITTDQPAPIGMIFIPMGPWANRVVLPDTESTAMPSFKGPLEVNVEKTDEEVLLMSDLMRKAYIE from the coding sequence ATGAAATTTATGCTAAATACGGGACGAACCATCTGGCAAGGCGAAGCCATTGAAGCTGGAAAGAACCTTGAAATGTACAGGAAAGCTGCAGGAGTCTGCTACATGAATCCAGAAGACATGGATGCATTGGGAGTTAAAGATGGCGATGCAATAAAAGTAACTTCAGAATACGGTGACGTTGCAGTAAATGCAATTACAACAGACCAGCCAGCTCCAATTGGTATGATATTCATCCCAATGGGACCTTGGGCAAATAGGGTTGTTTTACCAGATACTGAAAGTACAGCAATGCCCTCTTTTAAAGGACCTCTTGAAGTAAACGTCGAAAAAACTGACGAAGAAGTACTGTTAATGTCTGATCTAATGAGAAAAGCATACATTGAATAA
- a CDS encoding ThiF family adenylyltransferase yields the protein MDIKALEDNLKPKGTVSIIGCGRLGIRIAMDLLEVHRGGFEKLQIFDAARIDQNDVVHRKHGAKLGEYKVNFLKEFFPERIEAFFEDITEENIEKITGNVVLIVFAGGDTLPIRKKIVEYCKNTGKVAIGTNGVFGFNPIIKIGDAVSEKGPVEFLKMETKGHLVIGTGKFIKDMEPITPYTLDEMAKRIVIESLKIKKELIN from the coding sequence ATGGATATCAAAGCACTGGAAGATAATTTAAAACCGAAAGGAACCGTTTCTATTATTGGTTGCGGAAGACTTGGAATCAGAATTGCAATGGATTTACTGGAAGTTCACAGGGGCGGATTTGAAAAGCTCCAGATTTTTGATGCGGCACGAATTGATCAAAATGATGTAGTGCACAGAAAACACGGTGCAAAACTTGGAGAATATAAGGTAAATTTTTTAAAAGAATTTTTCCCAGAAAGAATCGAAGCATTTTTTGAAGATATAACTGAAGAAAATATCGAAAAAATTACTGGAAATGTAGTTTTAATTGTTTTTGCAGGGGGGGATACTCTCCCAATTAGAAAAAAAATTGTAGAATACTGTAAAAACACTGGAAAAGTTGCAATTGGAACTAACGGGGTATTTGGATTCAATCCAATAATTAAAATTGGTGATGCAGTGTCTGAAAAAGGGCCTGTGGAATTTTTAAAAATGGAAACAAAAGGACATTTGGTAATTGGTACGGGTAAATTTATAAAAGATATGGAACCAATAACACCATACACTTTAGACGAGATGGCAAAACGCATCGTTATAGAATCTTTAAAAATTAAAAAAGAATTGATAAACTAA
- the nadA gene encoding quinolinate synthase NadA encodes MDIIERINKLKNEKNAVILAHNYQPEEIQKISDIIGDSLELCIAARDTDADIIVFCGVDFMAETAKVLNSGKKVLIPEIIETDCPMAHQLPPEVILDAKKKHPYAKVIIYVNTLASAKALADATCTSANADLVVNSFEEDEILFGPDNNLGYFVSRRSDKKIIPMPKGGHCYVHKMFTLDDAKAVKENYPNAELLIHPESNPELQEIADHVMSTGGMVKHVLNSKCDEFIIGTECDMISRLKIDLKKAGKSKKLIPLRKDALCTSMKNITLEKIEKCLMDENYEVKLDEKIIEDARKAIERMLSI; translated from the coding sequence ATGGATATAATTGAGAGAATAAATAAACTGAAAAACGAAAAAAACGCAGTAATCTTGGCTCACAACTACCAGCCTGAAGAAATACAGAAAATTTCTGATATCATTGGAGATTCACTGGAACTATGCATTGCTGCAAGAGATACGGATGCAGATATAATTGTATTTTGTGGCGTGGATTTCATGGCAGAAACCGCAAAGGTACTAAACAGCGGAAAAAAGGTGCTGATTCCAGAAATTATTGAAACAGACTGCCCAATGGCACACCAGCTTCCACCCGAAGTTATACTCGATGCAAAGAAAAAACACCCCTATGCAAAAGTTATCATTTATGTAAATACGCTTGCATCTGCAAAGGCGCTGGCTGATGCAACATGTACTTCTGCAAATGCAGATTTGGTGGTAAATTCTTTCGAAGAAGACGAGATATTATTTGGTCCAGACAATAATTTAGGGTATTTTGTATCAAGAAGGTCAGATAAAAAAATTATTCCAATGCCAAAGGGGGGACACTGCTATGTTCATAAAATGTTTACATTAGATGATGCAAAAGCAGTAAAAGAAAATTATCCTAATGCAGAGCTTTTAATCCACCCTGAAAGTAACCCTGAATTGCAGGAAATTGCAGATCATGTAATGAGTACTGGTGGGATGGTAAAACACGTTTTAAATTCAAAATGTGATGAATTTATTATTGGAACAGAATGTGATATGATATCAAGACTTAAAATAGATCTTAAAAAGGCGGGAAAATCAAAGAAGTTGATCCCCTTAAGAAAAGATGCTTTATGCACTTCCATGAAGAACATAACTTTAGAAAAAATAGAAAAATGTCTTATGGATGAAAACTATGAAGTAAAACTTGACGAAAAAATAATTGAAGATGCAAGAAAAGCAATCGAGAGAATGCTTTCAATTTAA
- a CDS encoding 6-carboxytetrahydropterin synthase QueD → MILELNGIYAGLRFSSAHIVFGHDSCGVIHGHSYYVDVKLSGEPSGEFGFVCDFKILKQIVKELCGELDHKLLVPRDHENMEYSMEGDSIYLEYVEKSGNVKKYMFPVEDINLLPLKSTTAEDLSIYFAKFIEDKLRKMDLEKSVEWIETTVNEGIGQGARYILNLK, encoded by the coding sequence ATGATTTTAGAATTAAACGGAATTTATGCAGGACTTCGATTTTCATCAGCACATATCGTATTTGGACATGACAGCTGCGGAGTAATTCACGGTCATTCTTACTACGTGGACGTAAAACTTTCGGGAGAGCCGTCCGGTGAATTTGGGTTTGTCTGCGATTTTAAAATATTAAAGCAGATTGTAAAGGAACTCTGTGGTGAACTTGACCATAAACTGCTTGTTCCAAGAGACCATGAAAACATGGAATACTCAATGGAAGGCGATTCAATTTATTTAGAATACGTTGAAAAAAGTGGAAATGTAAAAAAATACATGTTTCCAGTGGAAGACATTAATTTACTCCCATTAAAATCAACTACCGCAGAAGATCTATCCATTTACTTTGCGAAATTTATTGAAGATAAGCTTCGAAAAATGGATCTTGAAAAGTCAGTCGAATGGATTGAAACCACAGTAAATGAAGGAATTGGTCAAGGTGCAAGATACATCTTAAACTTGAAATAA
- a CDS encoding 4Fe-4S binding protein — protein sequence MPEHILSGIKAVVAINMRKEGKLQREIAEFLEMDRSIISHYLHGRYPSDKVMRVSEEIINLPREYGIPLITSLGDNKQITKKLIERIYKIKISIDMEKCIACGKCLECEYGAISVYSEDIGISIDREKCILCCKCVSECPVGALKIVR from the coding sequence ATGCCAGAACATATACTATCAGGGATCAAAGCAGTAGTCGCAATAAATATGCGAAAAGAAGGGAAACTTCAAAGAGAGATAGCAGAGTTTCTAGAAATGGATCGTTCAATCATCTCCCACTACCTACACGGCAGATATCCATCAGATAAGGTCATGAGAGTCTCTGAAGAGATTATAAATTTACCCCGAGAATACGGTATTCCATTAATTACTTCGCTTGGCGACAACAAGCAGATTACTAAAAAGTTAATAGAACGGATTTACAAAATAAAAATAAGTATTGACATGGAAAAGTGTATCGCGTGTGGCAAATGCCTTGAATGCGAATACGGGGCAATTTCAGTATATTCCGAAGATATCGGCATATCAATAGACAGAGAAAAATGCATTCTTTGTTGTAAATGCGTTTCCGAATGTCCTGTTGGTGCTTTAAAAATAGTCAGATAA
- a CDS encoding CBS domain-containing protein — protein sequence MNLELSVTEAMSTPVATVTLDTTAYDVANILKDKGIGCLVVLNDAGKPVSIITERDLALGVASRNLKSKEVIVEEIASPKLIAIAPKSTIMDAARKMDLENVKRLPVIDGDELLGIVTVSDITKLSPELFNIMVETNEIHNSEYPYSGTEEIEGICEICGSTDSVNYINGRYICKNCTEDSEGEDE from the coding sequence ATGAACCTGGAGCTTTCAGTAACTGAAGCCATGAGTACGCCGGTAGCCACAGTAACATTGGATACCACCGCTTACGATGTGGCAAATATCCTTAAAGACAAAGGAATTGGTTGTTTAGTAGTATTAAACGATGCTGGAAAACCAGTTAGTATCATAACGGAACGGGATTTAGCACTAGGAGTTGCTTCAAGAAACCTAAAATCAAAAGAAGTAATTGTGGAAGAAATTGCTTCTCCAAAATTAATAGCCATTGCTCCAAAATCTACAATAATGGATGCGGCTAGGAAAATGGATTTGGAAAATGTAAAAAGACTCCCCGTAATTGATGGTGATGAATTACTTGGAATAGTTACGGTAAGTGATATTACAAAACTATCCCCTGAGCTCTTCAATATAATGGTTGAAACAAATGAAATTCATAATTCAGAATATCCATACTCTGGAACTGAGGAAATCGAAGGAATTTGTGAAATTTGCGGAAGTACAGACAGTGTAAACTACATCAACGGAAGATATATCTGTAAAAACTGTACTGAAGATTCTGAAGGCGAAGATGAGTAA
- the fwdC gene encoding tungsten-dependent formylmethanofuran dehydrogenase subunit FwdC, whose protein sequence is MNELILNLKGDVSVPIEVDKILPEKIQEMSLEEISKIELIQGNKTAKMSEIFDIELKESTVAKVIINNCSKKVKRIGEKMTSGEIVVNGDAGMYVGVEMKGGKITVNGDAESWVGQNLKGGEITINGNAENYVGSAYRGDWRGMSGGTITITGNAGSELGEYLKGGTIVIKGNTKIMPGVHQNGGMIIIEGDIEGRAGGEMMKGAIVVYGKILEALPSFKFEGIVEDPLVKLSKKDAGTQLKGTFIKFTGDYVNNKPKGELYAAIDNNKNLL, encoded by the coding sequence ATGAATGAATTAATTCTTAATTTGAAGGGCGATGTATCAGTCCCTATTGAAGTAGATAAAATACTTCCAGAAAAAATTCAAGAAATGAGTTTAGAAGAAATCTCAAAAATTGAATTAATACAGGGAAATAAAACTGCTAAAATGAGTGAAATCTTTGATATTGAACTCAAAGAAAGTACTGTTGCAAAAGTAATCATTAACAATTGCTCCAAAAAAGTTAAAAGAATCGGCGAAAAAATGACTTCTGGCGAAATCGTTGTAAATGGAGATGCTGGAATGTACGTTGGAGTCGAAATGAAAGGCGGAAAAATTACCGTAAATGGGGATGCTGAAAGCTGGGTTGGCCAAAACCTCAAAGGTGGAGAAATTACCATTAACGGAAACGCTGAAAACTACGTAGGTTCTGCATACCGGGGCGACTGGAGAGGAATGAGTGGTGGAACAATTACCATCACAGGTAACGCCGGATCCGAACTTGGAGAATACCTAAAAGGCGGAACGATTGTTATTAAAGGAAATACAAAAATCATGCCTGGAGTTCACCAAAACGGCGGTATGATAATTATTGAAGGAGATATTGAAGGAAGAGCTGGCGGGGAAATGATGAAAGGTGCTATCGTAGTTTACGGTAAAATCTTAGAAGCGCTCCCTTCATTCAAATTCGAAGGAATAGTTGAAGACCCACTCGTTAAATTATCTAAAAAAGATGCCGGAACCCAGTTAAAAGGAACATTTATAAAATTCACCGGAGACTACGTAAACAACAAACCTAAAGGGGAACTTTACGCGGCTATCGATAACAATAAAAACTTACTCTAA
- the bioB gene encoding biotin synthase BioB: MKEIELNSDSLEIYEKSASEKLNKKDLVDLWNLDLKNLLDISYSLKKLFNKEKIDLCSIMNAKSGVCSENCIFCSQSKHNSSKIDTYELKSKEEILKNAKSVEKYSNRFSIVVSGKSVTDLEFENIIESIEEIQNKTKLKVCVSLGLLNKDKLKALKEKNVRIHNNLETSENYFKNICTSHDYIDKIKVILEAKKMGLEMCSGGIFGMGESVADRVDLLLDLKKLDVDSVALNLLNPICGTRIYDKINSGEFIEINHTDALKSICIARIALPKKVIRLCGGREHVLKDMQKYSLYVLDGLMIGNYLTTNGQNIQSDLKMIDEMGFKQ, translated from the coding sequence TTGAAGGAAATTGAATTAAATTCTGATTCTTTAGAAATTTACGAAAAATCAGCTTCTGAAAAATTGAATAAAAAAGATTTAGTCGACTTATGGAATTTAGATTTAAAGAATTTGCTCGATATTTCATACAGTTTAAAAAAATTGTTTAATAAAGAAAAAATCGATTTATGCTCGATTATGAATGCAAAATCAGGAGTGTGTTCTGAAAACTGCATATTCTGCTCCCAATCAAAACACAACAGTTCAAAAATAGATACTTATGAATTAAAATCAAAAGAAGAAATTTTAAAAAATGCTAAATCGGTTGAAAAATATTCAAACCGCTTTTCAATCGTTGTTAGTGGAAAATCAGTTACAGATTTAGAATTTGAAAATATTATTGAGTCAATTGAAGAAATTCAAAATAAAACGAAATTGAAGGTCTGTGTTTCATTAGGGCTTTTAAATAAAGATAAATTAAAAGCGTTAAAAGAAAAAAACGTAAGAATCCATAATAACCTTGAAACCTCTGAAAATTACTTTAAAAATATCTGTACGAGTCATGATTATATCGACAAAATAAAAGTAATCCTCGAGGCTAAAAAAATGGGACTTGAAATGTGTAGTGGTGGAATTTTTGGAATGGGTGAATCAGTTGCAGATAGAGTCGACTTACTTTTAGATTTAAAAAAGCTCGATGTTGATAGCGTTGCACTAAATTTATTAAATCCAATTTGTGGCACTAGAATTTACGATAAAATAAATTCAGGCGAGTTTATTGAAATTAATCATACTGATGCACTAAAATCAATCTGCATTGCAAGAATTGCACTTCCTAAAAAAGTAATACGGCTATGCGGTGGAAGAGAACATGTTTTAAAAGATATGCAGAAGTATTCTCTTTATGTACTTGACGGATTAATGATTGGTAATTATTTGACTACAAATGGACAAAATATTCAGTCTGATTTAAAAATGATTGATGAAATGGGTTTTAAGCAATGA
- the fwdA gene encoding tungsten-dependent formylmethanofuran dehydrogenase subunit FwdA, with protein MEYIIRNGTVYDPKNKVNGEKMDICVKDGKIVESVSKNALEIDANKKVVMAGGVDSHSHIAGAKVNTGRTLRPEDSKKDLFSKEGLRQGSGFSIPSTFKTGYQYSGMGYTTVIEAAMPPLVARHTHEEFMDLPQIDKAAMPLFGNSWMVLEYLKNGDLSMCAAYVAWLLRVTKGYAIKIVNPGGTEAWGWGKNVHGLDDEVPYFGITPREIVTGLAKVNEMLGLPHSVHVHPNNLGHPGNWETTIDTMDCVKDIKAKPKFGERDTVYYNTHLQFHSYGGTSWKDCVSKGVETADYVNKHKHVMIDVGQVTLDETTTMTADGPMEYDLHMTNGLKWANCDVELETGSGVVPFIYSPKGPVYALQWAIGLDIFLYTNPEKLILTTDHPNAGPFVRYPRVIAWLLSKEYRDDWIQNRVHAWAAQKSHITETDREYSMYEIAQITRANSSKVLGLSGDRGHLGVGAKADVSIYDISPEEKSGKKIEKAFLEAAYVLKNGDIVVKNGNVVKEVYGDTIFVNAEVNETLEAELLKDLNMKFRKLYSVNMENYPVQDAYANSWMPINIDATEIQ; from the coding sequence ATGGAATATATCATAAGAAATGGTACCGTCTACGACCCTAAAAACAAGGTCAACGGAGAAAAGATGGATATCTGCGTAAAAGACGGAAAAATCGTAGAATCTGTATCAAAAAATGCTTTAGAAATTGATGCAAATAAAAAAGTAGTAATGGCAGGTGGTGTTGATTCACACAGCCACATTGCTGGTGCTAAAGTAAATACTGGAAGGACACTAAGACCTGAAGACAGTAAAAAAGATCTATTTTCAAAAGAAGGATTGAGACAAGGTTCTGGATTTTCAATACCTTCGACATTTAAAACAGGTTACCAATACTCCGGTATGGGTTACACAACAGTTATCGAAGCAGCTATGCCGCCGCTTGTTGCAAGACACACACACGAAGAATTTATGGATTTACCACAAATCGACAAAGCTGCAATGCCATTATTTGGTAACAGCTGGATGGTACTCGAATACTTGAAAAATGGCGATTTGAGTATGTGCGCTGCATACGTTGCATGGCTTTTAAGAGTAACAAAAGGATATGCAATAAAAATCGTAAACCCTGGTGGAACCGAAGCTTGGGGTTGGGGTAAAAACGTACACGGTTTAGATGATGAAGTTCCATACTTTGGAATTACACCAAGAGAAATCGTAACCGGACTTGCAAAAGTAAACGAAATGCTCGGATTACCCCATTCCGTTCACGTACACCCAAATAACCTCGGTCACCCCGGAAACTGGGAAACTACCATTGACACAATGGATTGTGTAAAAGATATCAAAGCTAAACCAAAATTCGGTGAAAGGGATACTGTTTACTATAACACCCACTTACAATTCCACTCATACGGTGGAACTTCATGGAAAGACTGTGTAAGTAAAGGTGTAGAAACTGCAGATTATGTGAACAAACACAAACACGTAATGATCGATGTTGGTCAGGTTACACTTGATGAAACCACCACAATGACTGCGGATGGACCAATGGAATACGATCTCCACATGACAAACGGCCTTAAATGGGCAAACTGTGATGTTGAGCTTGAAACCGGTTCAGGTGTTGTTCCATTTATCTACTCACCGAAAGGACCAGTTTACGCCCTCCAGTGGGCTATTGGTTTGGATATTTTCCTCTACACAAATCCTGAAAAATTAATTTTAACAACAGACCACCCTAATGCAGGACCATTCGTAAGATACCCAAGAGTTATCGCTTGGTTACTTAGCAAAGAATACAGAGATGACTGGATTCAGAACCGAGTTCATGCATGGGCTGCACAAAAAAGCCACATAACTGAAACCGACAGAGAATACTCAATGTATGAAATTGCACAGATTACAAGAGCAAATTCATCAAAAGTACTCGGTTTAAGTGGCGACAGAGGCCATTTAGGTGTTGGTGCTAAAGCAGACGTTTCAATATACGACATTAGCCCTGAAGAAAAATCAGGTAAAAAGATAGAAAAAGCATTCCTTGAAGCAGCCTATGTGTTAAAAAACGGCGATATAGTTGTAAAAAACGGAAATGTTGTAAAAGAAGTTTATGGGGATACAATCTTTGTAAACGCAGAGGTAAACGAGACTTTAGAAGCAGAACTCTTAAAAGACCTCAACATGAAGTTTAGAAAACTCTATTCCGTGAACATGGAAAATTACCCGGTTCAAGATGCTTATGCAAACAGCTGGATGCCTATAAACATTGATGCTACTGAAATACAATAA
- the larE gene encoding ATP-dependent sacrificial sulfur transferase LarE, producing the protein MINMEKGLLEKYTSLKEFLNNKKVIVAYSGGVDSTLVSKIASDNTKTLAVTIDNGFFSENIIKKAENRAKKYNIPQKTIKIDYLDEITSKDLKNRCYNCKKRIAEELRKIKNEFNYDIIVDGTIYNDTFEDRPGIKAFHEENIISPLSDLKFSKSDIFELSNYLKIDIPKKDTCMATRILSPPISEENMNKSNLAEEFIKSNFHIESYLRVRYLENIAIIEITKEESAKIIDNDSIERIDTELKKIGFEKVVLDLKFK; encoded by the coding sequence ATGATAAACATGGAAAAAGGTCTGCTTGAAAAGTATACTTCTTTAAAAGAGTTTCTCAACAATAAAAAAGTAATCGTTGCATATTCCGGAGGTGTTGACAGCACCCTCGTTTCAAAAATTGCAAGCGATAATACAAAAACACTTGCAGTAACGATTGACAATGGATTTTTTTCTGAAAATATAATAAAAAAAGCGGAAAACCGTGCTAAAAAATACAATATACCTCAAAAAACCATAAAAATAGATTATTTAGATGAGATTACTTCAAAAGACTTGAAAAATCGATGTTATAACTGTAAAAAAAGAATTGCAGAAGAACTTAGAAAAATAAAAAATGAATTCAATTATGATATTATCGTTGATGGAACAATTTACAACGATACTTTTGAAGACCGGCCTGGAATAAAAGCTTTTCACGAAGAAAATATAATTTCCCCCCTATCGGATTTAAAATTCAGTAAAAGCGATATTTTTGAATTATCAAACTATTTAAAAATTGATATTCCAAAAAAAGACACCTGTATGGCCACCCGTATTTTATCACCCCCGATTTCAGAAGAAAATATGAATAAATCGAATTTAGCAGAAGAGTTTATAAAATCAAACTTCCATATTGAAAGTTATTTAAGGGTTCGATACCTTGAAAATATTGCAATTATTGAGATAACAAAAGAAGAATCAGCAAAAATAATAGATAATGATTCAATAGAACGAATAGACACAGAACTTAAAAAAATAGGGTTTGAAAAGGTTGTACTTGACCTTAAGTTTAAATAA